The Pongo abelii isolate AG06213 chromosome 23, NHGRI_mPonAbe1-v2.0_pri, whole genome shotgun sequence genome includes a window with the following:
- the CHCHD10 gene encoding coiled-coil-helix-coiled-coil-helix domain-containing protein 10, mitochondrial has protein sequence MPRGSRSAASRPASRPAAPSAHPPAHPPPSAAAPAPAPSGQPGLMAQMATTAAGVAVGSAVGHVMGSALTGAFSGGSSEPSQPAVQQAPTPAAPQPLQMGPCAYEIRQFLDCSTTQSDLSLCEGFSEALKQCKYYHGLSSLP, from the exons ATGCCTCGGGGAAGCCGCAGCGCGGCCTCCCGGCCAGCCAG CCGCCCCGCCGCGCCCTCTGCCCACCCGCCCGCGCACCCACCACCCTCGGCAGCCGCCCCAGCGCCCGCCCCTTCGGGCCAGCCGGGACTCATGGCTCAGATGGCGACCACGGCCGCAGGGGTAGCCGTGGGCTCGGCTGTGGGACACGTCATGGGCAGCGCCCTGACCGGAGCCTTCAGCGGGGGGAGCTCGGAGCCCTCCCAGCCTGCTGTCCAGCAG gcccccacccccgCTGCTCCCCAGCCCCTGCAGATGGGGCCCTGCGCCTACGAGATCAGGCAGTTCCTGGACTGTTCGACCACTCAGAGTGACCTGTCCCTGTGTGAGGGCTTCAGCGAGGCCCTGAAGCAGTGCAAGTACTACCATG GTCTGAGCTCCCTGCCCTGA